From Strigops habroptila isolate Jane chromosome 16, bStrHab1.2.pri, whole genome shotgun sequence:
gaacaaagaGACGGTTTGAGAACGATGCCCATgattggaaatattttaataccaGAGTCACCAGTTTTAGTACAAACAATCagcaaaaaaatgcatttaaaaacccCGACCAGTCCCATTCCCACGGCCATGCATCCCATAGAAAAGTTAACGGGATTTTggattaaaagaataaaaccattcTTCTAAATCACGCTGTGCTCTTGATATAAAAACGCCTTTTTGATAGATTTTTGGGGGTTTCAAAGCAcgaggttttgttttcaatccTCACTGCAGTAGCTTTGGGGGTGTATTTTTGGAGGGGAACCCCATAAGTTGGGTTCAGCCAACCAAGCACCTGATGGGTGAAGACAGACTATAAGCACTGCTCTCCCCTGATGGGTGAAGAAGGCATTTTTACAGGGGGTCTGcgatttaaaagagaaagagggtGGTTAGTCCCaagtgagagagagaaatcaaCCCACCCACGGGTGAAAATAGCATCACTTCCCCTCAAGCATGGACCTGGACCCCAAGAAGTGCATGGGCATAAAAtagagggaaataaaataaaacacagtaaaatggaataaaataaagtaaaatggaataaaatagaacaaaaaccacccccaaaagAGAATAGAATACagcaatacaaacaaaaaattagaataaaatggaataaaatagagcaaaccaaaatcaaatagagtcaaataaaacccaacaaatcaGCTACTTCAGCTAATtgggattaaaaaataaagtaataattaaaaaatatataatcagGCTCTTTGGATCCCTTccactgttttccctgcaggTTAGCTGGCACACCGCATGCAATACACAGAGGGATGGAGGCACAGGGGAATGTAGGGGGATTTACGGATGGAATTGGAGCCGCGGCGCTTGCAGAGCAGTTAGTAGCGGTCAGACGAGGTACAAGGAGGCAATTGGCACGTCGGCATTTGGAGACTTCACCGCCCGCTCCAGGGGATCCTGCCGGGGAAGAGGGATTTGGACACAGCGGGGAGGCATCAAAATCCAGGCTCTGTCCATCTGCCACCCGAAACAGCCGCGCTGGGCACCGGAACGAGAAACAAACCACTGCTTTGTGTTCAAAGCACCCTTTTTGCCTGCTTTAATTTGCCCAACGCCATTTCTTCTTCTACTTAACAAGGCCACATACTTGTGCCTGGTGAGCAATAAGCCCAGGACAGGTTTTAgctggcagagctcagctggagcACCAGCAACCGGGCTCCAGTCaagaattaataataattacaagaaatgctggttttgggTAGCAATGAGGCAGGGCAACCCTTTGCACCTCAAAAGCATCCCTCTGTTGGGGCATGGGATGCTCAAGCCCCAGATTGGGCTGATCTGGTGGACGTGGACAGCAGCTTCATCCTGGGAAAACCAAGCTCCAGCTTCACTCCCTGCTTGCTCCCAAAAATGGGATGCAGGGGAAGCATGGGGGGGTCATGGCATCACCCCCACAGCACTGGCATTGCCACATCGCTGCTGCATCCATGCGACAGACGGACATGGTCCAGTCACTCACAGCCCGGCCCCcccggggtgctgggggtgacAGCCCTCGGGGGGAGCCTGTGCCCTGTTTTAGGGGATGGTGCTGCAAATGATTGGAGAGAAGTGGCTGCCAGGGATGgccaccccatccctggcagtgttcaaggccaggttggacacaggggcttggagcaacctgctctagtggaaggtgtccctgcccatggcagggggttggaactatatgagctttaaggtcccttcaacccaaaccaggctgggattctatgaaacgTGCTGAAACCTGGAAGATGATGAGGAGAACGGTCTCCTGGAGCATCCAGGGACCAGGCAGGGCGGGAGCACCAGGGTCTCACTTGGCTTTGGAAGGGAGGGTGAGGGGTCAGACGTACTCCCGGGCTGTGGAAGGCTGTGATTGCCGGTAGCAGTGCTGTCCTCGCCGCTCCTTgggggggcaggagcagcacaggagggagcCCCCCAGCATGGTGAGGCCAGTGGCCCCCCAGCCGATGAACAGAGCTGAGCCGAACTCATACCTGCGGCGAGAGAGAGGGGAGAgtgtggcagagctgcagctgatgGGCACAAGGATGCTCAAAGCCCTGACGAGGCTATGGGTGATGTCAAGGCAGATGTTGGGTCATCTTCCCTCTGGCCATCCCCATCCTTTCACCTTGGATGGATCCAGCTACTAGGTTTCCCCATGCTTTAGTCTTCCCTTGGGCTGAAACTCCATGTAAGTACTCTCCCTCTGTCCCAGCACAAACTCGGTGGTGGTACCAACCAAAGCTTTAGCACTGGGGACATCTCCTGCACCACGGCAGCTGTGGGGTGGCATAAGTCCCACCCCATGTGGCACATCTGCCTATGACCAGATGGCACAGGAAAATCCCATGGGAAGTGCAGGGACAAGATGGGATTCAGATAAGGAGCATCCTTGAGCTGGGCTCTCACCTGGCGTTGATGGGGACGCTGCTCTCTCTGAAGAACTCATAGGTCACCCGTGTTGCGTACAAGGACACGGCAGCCAACGTGCACAGACCTGGAcataggatcatggaatggtttgggtcagaagggaccttttAAAAGTCTCCTAGTCCAAGCCTCCTGCAGTGATCAGGGACAACTTCATCACTGAACATCAGCAACACCAGCCCATCACCAAACCTCTCCCCTTCCTTCATCAAACAGCTTCTAAAAGGCATTTGAGGTGTTCTGCATCAGAGAGGTGCCAAGGCTGGAGCTGCCTTACCAGAGAGGATGAAGAGGACACCTCCAGCAACAGCGATGCGGCTCTTGGTTATGGGATCCTCTTCACCAACCTTTGTGCATTTCATGCCCACCACGCTCACAATGATGCCGAAGAAGCCCAAGAGGAGAGAAATCACCATGAGAGCCCGGGAGGTCTGGATGTGAACTGCAAGGGGCGGGAAGAAAAGCCCTCACCGGTGTGTGCTTTCGGCCACAGCCGGTCTCCAAAGCAAGGTCACCTCGTCCCACGCTGGGGATGTACCTGTCCTTAACCCCATCCTCGCTGCGTGGCTCCCGTGTCACCCCTTCCTCGCAGGGCTGGTGGGGACACCTCAGCTCAGGGCACCTCTCCCAGTGCCGTCCCCGACCTTCCTCCTGCCACACTCATCCTCGCCAGAGCCACCCTGCCCACAGCACCACCACAGCCCCCGAGTGCCACAGGGGTGATGCACAGCCCTGGGGGTTGTGGTGTCCCCACGGGGCACTGTTGGTCCCCAAACGTGATGCCCACCCTGGAGCTCAAACCCACAGAGGCTGCGGGAATCTCAGATACACAAAGGGGCTCAAACCCATGGGGACAAGAGGGCTCAGACCCATGGAGTAGTGGAGGGGAGCCTGGACCCACATTGTGGCTCAGATTAGTGGGGAGATCAAACCCATAAAGAGGCTCAAACCCATACTGGGGGTGGTCAACATTATAGAGGTGTGTTCAAACCCAAAGGGGGGTTCAGGCCCATaaggggggggtgtgtgtgccaAACTCATAGAGCGGTTCAGACCCAAACTGGGGAGGGGTGTTAAGCCCAAAGAGGGGCTCAAACCCATGGAAGGGCAGGGGTTCACATTCCTAGAGGGGCTCAGACCCATGTTGAGGGGGGAGGACTTAAACCCATACAGGGGCTCAAACCAACATGGGGGGGAGAAGTTAAACTCACGTGGGGGTGTTCAAACCCAAAGAGGGGTTTAGACCTATATGGGGGGGGAGTGTGTCAAACTCATTGAGGAGCTCAAACCCATACTGGGGGTGGGGAGTTAAACCCATATAGGGTTTAACTATATTGGGGATGGTCGAACTCACAGCAGGGGGTTCAAATCCAAAGAGGGGTTCAGACCTATATGGGGAGGGGGTGTCAAACCCATACAGGGGCTCAGCCCTGCAAGGGCTCAAGGGCAGCTCATCCCCGCGGGACCCCGGCCACCCCCCGTACGCACCGTCGAGGGAGAGCAGCGAGTCGTGCAGGCGGCACTGGACCTGCCCGGTGCTCTGCGCGGCGCAGCTCATCCACAGCCCCTCGTGTAGCCCCACGGCCGTGATGATGGCGTCCCCGGCGTACGAGCTCTGCCTCCACTGCGGCAGCACCGCGGCCGCCAGCGCCGACACCCACCCGCCCAGCGCCAGCAGGTACCCGGCCAGCtcccgcgccccgccgcccaTCGCCGCCGCGTCCCGCCCGACCCGCCGCGCTCCGGCACCGGCGCCGCGGGCACGCCCCGGACACCGGCCGCGCCCCGTCGAGATGgacggggcgggcggggggggactgataaaggggaggaggaggaggctggggggaGGACATGGAGGGGGCTGGAGGGCGGAATTGGGTCCTGAAGCGAACATTTGGGGCTTAGGGAGGGGGTGATTGGGGGTTTGAGGGGGGTGTTTGGGTCCTGGGGGGGAGATTTGGGGCTTGAGGAGGTGatgggggctggggggggagggaatttGTGTCCTgagggggatttgggggggggaggggcaggATTTGGGTACCAGGAGAGGAGACCGGGGGCCTGGTGGGGGGAGATTTGGGTCCCAGGGATAGGATTTGTGTCCTGGGGGAGGATTTGGAGCCAGGTGGGGGGAAATTTGAGTTCTGGGAGGGGGGATTTGGGTCCTGGGGGACATTTGAGGACATGGGAGGGGGGGATATTTGAGGCTTGGGGGGGATTTGAGTACCAGGAGGGAAGACTGGGGTCCTGGGGGGGAGGATTTAGGGCCTGGGGAGGGAAGATTTGGTGACACAGGGTGTTGGTGATTTGGAGCTTGAGGTGATTTGGGTATGGGGGAGGAAGATGAGATCTGGGAGAGAAATGGAtcctggggaggagaattggggGGAAGAAGTGAGACTGTAGAGGGAGATTTGGGTTGAGGTTATGGAGATTTGGGACCTGGGGGAAAAATTGGGTCTTTGGGGGAGAGTCTTGGGGCATGGAGGGTATTTGGGTTTCAGGGCGGAGATTTAGGTCTTGAGGGAGATGGGAACCCCCCAAACCGCAGCGGAGATGGGAGAATGGGGGTCACCCAGGGAGGCCCCACCCCACCCATGACCCCCTGCACCCTGCCCTGGGCCGTGATCCCCCCTTCCAACGCTGGGGGTGGGTGGCTCCAGGAATTTGGCTTGGGAGCAGGGAATGGGGTCATGTCCCCCCCATTGCCAGGCCTGACCCTCGCCTCTCCACAGGGGGAATCCGGGAACGCCACCGCGGCACCAACAACAGCGGCCATTGATGAGGGGGACATGGGGCGTGTGTGGGGGGACACACACATGTCACCACCCCGGTGACACCAAGCCGGTGGCAGCCCCAGGACCTGGCAATCATTAACCACAGCAGCCTCATCAGCAGTCAGCTCACGCACCCGCCTGGCTGGGGTCGGGCACCGGGATGGTGGGCAATGAGCACCGGgaccatccatccatcccagaGAAACCCTCAGACCCCTCTCTCCCACCTCGACACCCACCAGGACCTGCCCTGCACCCTCTCCAAGTATTATGGGGGTGCCGGGCTGCGGGGCGTGGGGCAGGATGCATTTGCTCACATTCCCAGGATGGTTATGGTAATGGCTGGGGCAGAACAATTCCAGGCCCTGTTCCGGGGTGTCCCGGTGCTCAATGTCCTTCTTGTTCAAGGACGgttccctcctccctgcaatCGTGGGTCCCTTCCcacacagcaggagcagggtcCAGGGGATGCCAAAAATTCCCTGGTGTCCATGGGACATGCTCAGCCCCCAAAACGTCCCCTTTGTCCCCCCCCAAACACACCTTCCCAGGGTTGCAGGGCTGCAAAACCCTTAGGAAAGTGTTTGCAAGGAGGGATGGATGCAGCCCCATACCAGAGAGCAGCCATGGGTGCAGGGtgggagcacagcagcaagCACCAGCTTAGAAAACCCACCTTTATTCACCCACTTTCTGTAGAAGGCACTTAAATAGCTGCAGGCGGAGCCGAGCGGAAAGGCACGTGTCTGCTACTGAGCACCGGCTTCCCATCCCATAAAGAGCATCCCTCCCTCATCCCCATGTTACCCCCACAGTGTCCGTGCTGCCCcaagctcagctctgcagggggatGCTGGATGCCCAGGGATGGTGTTGAGCATCCCTcagctccccatcccacagggGTTGGGGGCAGAGAGGGTTCTGGGGTctggcagccccacagctgaGCAGCTGTTGCTGGTGTCACTGGTCCCCATGGGACATTTTTGTCCCAGTGGGACGTCACAGCTCATCCTTCCCCACCACAACAGCAGCCGGTGATTCCTTCTCCGGCTCCGGCAGCAAATCCCCCTCTTCTTCTGTGCTGAAAAGCATCTTCACGAGGTCATCTGCCTGCACGCGCTCCTGTGGGGCAGCCCCGCAGGGATAAGCATGGCCAAAGCATGGCCATTgtccccccaaacccacctggagcggggagggagggagcttACCCGCTCGCTGTGCCGGGGGTCCAGGGTAAACCAGAGCGCGATGGCGCAGCGCTGGCCCTTGGTCACGGCTTTCACCCCATGGGGGTTCTCCGAGCCAGAGGAGAAACCCACGGCACGACCACACTGCGGCTGAACCTCCGCCTGCCACCATGGGAGACCCCATTGGGATGCACCCAGTGGGCAAGGGGGGAATTTGGTTCCCCCGACCCAAGTTCATCCCTTGTGGTGGCAGAGGGGATGGTGGGTTGAAGGGACAGGgccagcaggcaggagctgggtttgGTGCTGCACATGGATCCCCAAGGAGCTGGGCTACTTACGGTCTCGGTCTTGGCATCCAGCTCGGTGAAGTAGAAAGCTCCTCCTTCAAAGTCCCCATTGAGGTAGAGGATGGCACTaaaggaagcaggaggtgaCAACCATCACCACAGCTCCAGCAAGCAGGTGAGACTGGAGCTCCCCCAAGACCTCAGCaagaggcagaagcaggagaggTTGGGTTGTcctcccatcctgctcctcccaACCCAGTGCCAGCAAGCCATGGTGCCCTCAGGTGGTAGACACCACCAATACCTGTAATCCCGGAAGGTGTAGGCTGGAGGTTCCTTCACACACACCAGGGCCTCTGCATTGAGGATGCAGTTGTCTACGTGCACCTCATGACTGTTGTCACTCCGGCCTTCTTGCTTCTCTAGGGTGGAACAAGACCTGGCACATCAGGAACCCTTTGTCCCTGCAGGACCAGGATCTGTCCCCAAGCATCACGTGCTTGAAGGTGACAAGAAAGtcacctgcagcccagagctCTTCTATTTGCTGGAGAGTGGACCATGAGAGGCCATTTGGGTGGCACAAGCCTCTGTTGACTTGTCCTGTGACATCTCCATGGTCCTCTCCCAGCACCTGATCCCAGATGCTGAAATCCTGTATGGCATGAAGCCACATGCCCTGTTGGAGGCAACCAACAGAGCTCCTCATCTTCCCAACCCAGGCTTAGGGACAAGCTCCCCATACCCTCCTTTTGGAACAAGGAGCAGCTTAGGGAGCAGCAAGGAGGTCTCCAAGGAAATGTCCAAGACCAGACCACCCCAGGTGTGGAGAGGACCCAGACAGGAGGCTAAAGGAGACTTGTTCCTCCTCGGGTTGTGCTCCTCAGGGAATGCTCACCATCGATGGCCGTGCGGCACACGAGGTGGGAGTAAGAGAAGTGGAGCGGGACCTCCAGGCGGAAGTAGGACTCCATCATGTGCCGCACCTTCTCCGTCACGTTGTAGTAGAGGTAGGCGCTCTGCAGGGGCACTTTGCCCTCCTGGCCCAGCTGTGGGGACGGAGGGGACATGGGCTGAGGCCAGGCGGGTTGGGCAAGCACAACCCTCCAAaccccttctcccttctctccaaaGCCCgttcctcctccctccttgcATCCACCCGAACCTTGAGGGCCTTGAGTACAGTCACACCATAGAAGGTCTCACTGGGGGTGTGAGGAGATGTCTTCCCACGGTAGCCATCCCCggctgaggctgctgcctgcaaaaCCCAATTGGTGTTACCAGTCTGGCTTTTGAGCTGCAGGATGGgacctgcagcatctcctgcgGCTCCTCCCGTCCCCATGCTCACATTGGTGAGTCTCTGCAGCTCCCGGCATTCCTCAGCAGAAAGGACTCCATCCACCACCACACGCTGGGAACCGTTCAGGGCCTTGGAGTTCATGGTGACACTGGCTCCTTCGTACACCAAGGGGCCACCTGTGGAACAGGAACAGACACAGGGATGGGTGCCACCAACCCTGGGGTACAGCGCTGGGTCCTGCTACCACCCATGTGGAGGGATGGGAGCTGACATGGaggtccccatcccacctcccctCCCCGCCCTCTGCACCTTCCCGGATGAATTTGCTCATGTCAGCAGACTCCTTGGCCTTCTCCTCCACCAGTGTCTCAATCTCCTTCATGAGGTTGCCAATCTCCTCCGAGATGCGCGCTGCTGTCTCCCGTTCCACCCTGCGCACACAGCAACAATCAGCTCCCCCGTCCCACTGTCCCCGCATTGGGGGGCACCAGGACAAGGGGGGGCACCAGGACAAGTTGTCTCCAGGTGACAAAGCCCAAGTCTCAGGGCATCCCTCACCCCAAGCTTCTTGGGATGACCCATCCATGCCCATCAACCCAAGGGCTGATGGGTAGCAAAGTTCTGTCCTccagcagcctgttccagccCAACACCAAaaccctccccagcagcagctccatgggcTTTGGCTCAAACCCCATGTGGGAAGAGGGGAATGTCCCATTGGTCCCTGCCTTGGGTAGGCTTGGCCATCAGCTTGGGAGAGCACTCACTTTTGCTTCTCTCGCAGCCTTTTTGGTATCACGTCTTCTGGTGTCCATGTGTCCTACAGCCAGAACAACATCACCATCAGGAGCTGGGTGAGGATCTGGCTGGGATGCAGAGCCTTTATCCCCTTTCCATCTGCCACTGTATCCTGCTTGGT
This genomic window contains:
- the CLDN19 gene encoding claudin-19 isoform X1; this encodes MGGGARELAGYLLALGGWVSALAAAVLPQWRQSSYAGDAIITAVGLHEGLWMSCAAQSTGQVQCRLHDSLLSLDVHIQTSRALMVISLLLGFFGIIVSVVGMKCTKVGEEDPITKSRIAVAGGVLFILSGLCTLAAVSLYATRVTYEFFRESSVPINARYEFGSALFIGWGATGLTMLGGSLLCCSCPPKERRGQHCYRQSQPSTARDAAVSGGRWTEPGF
- the CLDN19 gene encoding claudin-19 isoform X3, whose amino-acid sequence is MGGGARELAGYLLALGGWVSALAAAVLPQWRQSSYAGDAIITAVGLHEGLWMSCAAQSTGQVQCRLHDSLLSLDVHIQTSRALMVISLLLGFFGIIVSVVGMKCTKVGEEDPITKSRIAVAGGVLFILSGLCTLAAVSLYATRVTYEFFRESSVPINARYEFGSALFIGWGATGLTMLGGSLLCCSCPPKERRGQHCYRQSQPSTAREYV
- the CLDN19 gene encoding claudin-19 isoform X2, which encodes MGGGARELAGYLLALGGWVSALAAAVLPQWRQSSYAGDAIITAVGLHEGLWMSCAAQSTGQVQCRLHDSLLSLDVHIQTSRALMVISLLLGFFGIIVSVVGMKCTKVGEEDPITKSRIAVAGGVLFILSGLCTLAAVSLYATRVTYEFFRESSVPINARYEFGSALFIGWGATGLTMLGGSLLCCSCPPKERRGQHCYRQSQPSTAREIPWSGR